The proteins below are encoded in one region of Nitrospira sp.:
- the aroC gene encoding chorismate synthase: protein MASNAFGRIFTVTSFGESHGPAIGCVVDGCPPGLPLITEDVQRDLDRRKPGTSRHVTQRRESDRVEILSGVFEGKTTGTPIALLIRNEDARSKDYGNLIDTFRPGHADYTYWQKYGIRDHRGGGRASARETAVRVAAGAIARKWLSTTYGVVIRGYLTQLGPHRVPFKTWEAVAHNPFFAADAEMVPILEAYMDELRKSGDSVGARITTVAERVPVGWGSPVYGKLDADLAAAMMSINAVKAVGIGAGFSSVAQRGSEHGDELTPDGFLSNNAGGILGGISTGQDIVVSIGIKPTSSIRLSRRSIDKQGKPVTVETNGRHDPCVGIRATPVAEAMTALVLMDHALLHRAQNAEVTTTTPKIAGSVTASKSVPTDPAVTTVDPEPHEA, encoded by the coding sequence ATGGCGAGCAACGCGTTCGGTAGGATCTTCACCGTCACTTCGTTCGGAGAGAGCCATGGGCCTGCCATCGGTTGCGTGGTCGATGGGTGTCCACCGGGCCTTCCTCTGATTACCGAAGACGTTCAGCGCGATCTCGACCGCCGGAAGCCCGGGACGTCCCGCCACGTCACACAGCGGAGAGAGTCCGATCGCGTTGAGATTTTGTCAGGAGTGTTCGAAGGAAAGACAACCGGTACCCCCATTGCGCTGCTCATTCGAAACGAGGACGCACGGAGCAAAGATTACGGCAATTTGATTGATACCTTTCGCCCAGGCCATGCGGACTATACCTACTGGCAGAAGTATGGGATCCGTGATCACCGGGGCGGCGGGCGAGCATCGGCACGCGAAACGGCGGTCCGTGTCGCCGCCGGAGCCATCGCCAGGAAATGGTTGTCAACGACCTATGGGGTCGTGATTCGCGGATATCTCACCCAGCTTGGTCCCCACCGTGTTCCGTTCAAGACGTGGGAGGCAGTGGCGCACAATCCATTTTTCGCGGCCGATGCCGAGATGGTGCCAATCCTCGAAGCCTATATGGATGAATTGCGCAAATCCGGCGATTCGGTCGGCGCTCGCATCACGACCGTGGCCGAGCGCGTGCCGGTCGGGTGGGGATCACCGGTCTATGGAAAACTGGATGCGGATTTGGCGGCAGCCATGATGAGCATCAACGCGGTCAAGGCCGTTGGAATCGGTGCGGGCTTCTCGTCGGTCGCGCAACGGGGCTCGGAGCATGGTGACGAACTCACGCCAGATGGATTTCTCTCGAACAATGCCGGCGGAATTCTCGGTGGGATTTCGACAGGCCAGGACATCGTGGTCTCCATCGGGATCAAGCCGACCTCGAGCATCCGTCTGTCGCGTCGGTCCATTGACAAACAAGGAAAACCCGTCACCGTTGAAACGAACGGTCGGCACGATCCCTGTGTGGGCATCCGGGCGACGCCGGTTGCCGAAGCCATGACCGCACTTGTCCTGATGGATCATGCGTTGCTCCATCGCGCTCAAAACGCCGAGGTCACCACCACCACGCCAAAGATTGCCGGTTCCGTGACAGCATCGAAATCCGTTCCTACCGACCCAGCAGTCACAACGGTCGACCCCGAACCTCACGAAGCGTAA
- the aspS gene encoding aspartate--tRNA(Asp/Asn) ligase → MKIRTHHCGALNKGHVGQRVVLNGWVHRRRDHGNVLFIDLRDRFGVTQIVFNPEIDVTVHQHAHALRGEFVISVSGIVAARPEGSANPALSTGEIEVMIDEMTILNEAKTPPFLIDDEEEITEALRLKYRYLDLRRPSMQRLLHMRHALTQEVRSFLNAEGFLEIETPILTKSTPEGARDYLVPSRVNPGEFFALPQSPQLFKQILMVSGCDRYYQIARCFRDEDLRNDRQPEFTQIDLEMSFVDREQVMSTMERMIVQAFRAVGHVILPQPFPRLTYEEAMGRYGSDKPDLRFDMTLHDLTGFAQTTDFKVFRETAAKGGMVKAIIVPGGAEIPRSRIDAIGEMAKGFGAKGLAWLKVTGDGQLESVIAKFLNRESLLAAIPAATPGDLLLFVADKPAIVHDVLGRLRLYFGRELKLIRESEWRPVWVVDFPLLDYDEQLGRYIFMHNPFAAPHDEDLDLLDKSPGKARAKAYDMVLNGNEIGGGSIRNHRRDVQLKILDLLGIGKDQAQRQFGFLLDALDYGAPPHGGIAFGLDRLIMLLGGADSIRDVIPFPKTQKAQCLMTEAPSAVSPAQLKELSIKLDVMN, encoded by the coding sequence ATGAAGATCCGAACCCATCATTGCGGCGCACTGAACAAGGGGCACGTCGGGCAGCGTGTCGTGCTCAACGGGTGGGTGCATCGTCGCCGAGACCACGGCAACGTTCTCTTCATCGATCTCCGAGATCGTTTCGGCGTGACCCAGATCGTGTTCAATCCCGAGATCGATGTCACGGTGCATCAACACGCTCACGCGCTCCGTGGCGAATTCGTCATCTCGGTGAGCGGGATCGTCGCGGCGCGCCCAGAGGGTTCGGCGAATCCGGCCCTCTCAACCGGCGAGATCGAAGTGATGATCGACGAGATGACGATCCTGAACGAGGCCAAGACGCCGCCGTTCCTGATCGACGACGAAGAGGAGATTACCGAGGCACTACGACTCAAGTATCGTTATCTGGACCTGCGCCGTCCTTCCATGCAGCGCTTACTGCACATGCGGCACGCGTTGACACAGGAGGTACGGTCCTTTCTGAACGCGGAAGGTTTTCTCGAAATCGAGACACCGATTTTGACCAAGAGCACTCCCGAGGGCGCGCGCGATTACCTGGTGCCGAGCCGCGTGAATCCCGGCGAGTTCTTTGCGTTGCCGCAATCCCCCCAGCTCTTCAAACAGATTCTCATGGTCAGCGGCTGCGATCGCTACTATCAAATCGCCAGATGTTTCCGTGATGAGGACCTGCGTAACGATCGACAGCCCGAGTTCACGCAAATCGACTTGGAGATGTCCTTCGTCGATCGAGAACAGGTGATGTCCACCATGGAGCGGATGATCGTCCAGGCCTTCAGGGCGGTTGGCCACGTCATCCTTCCTCAACCCTTTCCTCGGTTGACGTACGAGGAAGCGATGGGGCGATATGGGTCGGATAAGCCCGATCTTCGATTCGACATGACGCTCCATGATCTGACGGGCTTTGCGCAGACGACGGATTTCAAAGTGTTCCGCGAGACGGCGGCGAAGGGAGGCATGGTGAAAGCGATCATCGTACCGGGAGGGGCGGAGATTCCGCGGAGCCGGATCGATGCGATCGGAGAAATGGCCAAGGGATTTGGCGCCAAGGGATTGGCTTGGCTTAAGGTCACAGGAGACGGACAGTTGGAGTCGGTCATCGCCAAATTCCTCAACCGAGAGTCGTTACTAGCGGCCATCCCAGCCGCAACGCCTGGTGATCTCCTGTTGTTTGTCGCCGACAAACCGGCCATCGTACATGATGTGTTGGGACGCTTGCGCCTCTATTTCGGAAGGGAGCTGAAACTCATCCGTGAAAGCGAGTGGCGGCCTGTCTGGGTCGTTGACTTTCCACTGTTAGATTATGACGAACAGCTTGGCCGCTATATCTTCATGCACAATCCATTTGCGGCCCCGCACGACGAAGATCTGGACCTGTTGGACAAGAGTCCCGGCAAGGCCCGGGCCAAGGCCTACGACATGGTCTTGAACGGGAACGAAATTGGAGGTGGCAGTATCCGCAATCACCGTCGGGACGTCCAGCTCAAGATTCTCGACCTCCTTGGAATTGGCAAGGATCAGGCCCAACGCCAATTCGGTTTTCTTTTGGATGCGCTCGACTACGGTGCGCCGCCGCACGGCGGGATTGCGTTCGGGTTGGACCGCCTCATTATGCTGCTCGGTGGCGCCGACTCGATTCGTGACGTCATTCCATTCCCAAAGACTCAGAAAGCTCAATGTCTCATGACCGAGGCGCCGTCCGCGGTAAGTCCGGCACAGCTGAAGGAGTTATCCATTAAGCTTGACGTGATGAATTAG
- the guaA gene encoding GMP synthase [glutamine-hydrolyzing], with the protein MELWHDRILVLDFGSQYTQLIARRIREAQVYSQILPCTVPLATVLAYRPRGIVLSGGPASVYERKAPTAPKGLFEQGIPILAICYGMQLVTHLQGGQVARSTHREFGRADLTIDDRSDIFKDVGTGGPTVVWMSHGDRIERMPPGFRSIAHTANSPIAAMKRDDGRQRVYCLQFHPEVAHTREGTSIVRNFVYGVCGCRPTWTMQSYVETAVEQIREQVGKEKVLCALSGGVDSSVAATLTHRAIGDQLTCVFVDNGVLRAGEREQVEKTFIAHEKLNLRVVNGSKAFLSSLKNVTDPERKRKIIGKHFIALFEKESKKLKGVKYLVQGTLYPDVIESVSFKGPSATIKTHHNVGGLPARMKLKLIEPLRELFKDEVRVLGKELGLPDEMIWRHPFPGPGLAIRVLGAVTPERLAILRGAELVVDQEIRAAGLYREIWQAFAVLLPIRTVGVMGDQRTYEHVIAIRAVTSLDGMTADWAKIPNDVLGRISNRIINEVKGVNRVVYDISSKPPSTIEWE; encoded by the coding sequence ATGGAACTCTGGCACGATCGTATCCTCGTCCTTGATTTCGGCTCCCAATATACTCAGCTCATCGCCAGGCGTATCCGAGAAGCGCAGGTCTATTCGCAGATCCTTCCCTGTACCGTACCCTTGGCCACGGTGTTGGCCTACCGGCCGAGAGGCATTGTCCTTTCCGGCGGCCCGGCGAGTGTGTACGAAAGGAAGGCGCCCACAGCTCCCAAGGGGCTGTTTGAACAAGGCATTCCAATCCTTGCGATTTGCTATGGGATGCAGTTGGTCACGCACCTGCAAGGTGGGCAGGTCGCCCGCTCGACGCATCGTGAGTTCGGACGCGCCGATCTCACCATCGATGACCGGTCGGACATTTTCAAAGACGTCGGCACGGGCGGGCCGACTGTCGTCTGGATGTCGCACGGCGACCGCATCGAACGAATGCCGCCCGGGTTTCGGTCGATCGCGCATACCGCGAATTCGCCGATCGCGGCGATGAAGCGGGATGACGGCAGGCAACGTGTCTATTGCCTACAGTTTCATCCCGAAGTGGCGCATACGCGTGAAGGGACGAGTATCGTACGAAACTTTGTGTACGGTGTGTGCGGGTGTCGCCCGACTTGGACTATGCAGTCGTACGTTGAGACCGCCGTGGAGCAGATCCGGGAGCAGGTCGGGAAAGAAAAGGTGTTGTGTGCCTTGAGCGGAGGCGTTGATTCGTCCGTGGCGGCCACGCTCACGCACCGGGCGATCGGCGATCAGCTGACGTGTGTCTTCGTGGACAATGGGGTATTGCGGGCCGGGGAGCGCGAACAGGTCGAGAAGACGTTCATCGCGCATGAAAAGCTCAACCTGCGGGTGGTGAACGGCTCGAAAGCGTTTCTCTCGTCGCTGAAGAACGTGACTGATCCGGAGCGGAAACGGAAAATCATCGGCAAGCACTTCATCGCGCTGTTCGAAAAAGAATCGAAAAAATTGAAAGGCGTGAAGTATCTCGTTCAGGGCACGTTATACCCGGACGTCATCGAAAGTGTCAGTTTCAAGGGGCCGTCTGCGACCATCAAGACGCACCACAACGTCGGGGGGCTTCCTGCCAGGATGAAGCTCAAGCTCATTGAGCCCCTCCGCGAGCTGTTCAAGGACGAGGTTCGTGTACTCGGCAAGGAGCTAGGCCTGCCGGATGAGATGATTTGGCGGCATCCATTTCCTGGGCCCGGCTTGGCGATCCGCGTGCTGGGGGCGGTCACCCCGGAACGGCTCGCGATCTTGCGCGGGGCAGAATTGGTCGTGGACCAGGAGATTCGTGCCGCCGGCCTGTATCGGGAGATTTGGCAGGCGTTTGCCGTGCTGTTGCCGATTCGGACGGTCGGCGTGATGGGGGATCAGCGAACGTATGAACACGTGATTGCCATTCGTGCAGTCACAAGCTTGGACGGCATGACGGCCGACTGGGCCAAGATTCCCAACGACGTGTTAGGCCGAATCTCGAATCGGATCATCAACGAGGTCAAGGGCGTGAACCGGGTCGTGTACGATATCAGTTCCAAGCCACCAAGCACGATCGAATGGGAGTGA
- the rluC gene encoding pseudouridine synthase, whose amino-acid sequence MVPSRHKRLNVCTPAQTLAFNKPYGVLSCFTDPEGRPTLADYITLPDVYAAGRLDADSEGLLILTSDGALANRIADPRHKLTKVYLAQVERIPGEDALNSLRRGVALKGGTTRPADVRLLAQDPGLPERPVPIRFRKSVPTSWLEIGLREGMNRQVRRMTASVGHPTLRLIRIAIGPVRLGNLPPGQWRALTDQELFQLGGQTRSHLG is encoded by the coding sequence ATGGTACCCTCTCGACACAAACGGCTGAATGTCTGCACTCCCGCTCAGACGCTGGCATTCAATAAACCCTACGGGGTCCTCTCCTGTTTCACCGATCCCGAGGGACGGCCGACTCTGGCAGACTATATTACACTCCCCGACGTGTATGCCGCAGGACGCCTGGATGCGGACAGCGAAGGCTTGCTGATCCTCACATCCGACGGGGCTCTCGCCAACAGGATTGCCGATCCGCGGCACAAACTCACCAAGGTGTATCTGGCTCAAGTCGAGCGTATTCCGGGTGAAGATGCCCTCAACAGCCTTCGGCGAGGCGTGGCGCTGAAGGGTGGCACGACACGCCCCGCCGATGTTCGGCTCTTGGCGCAGGATCCCGGATTGCCCGAGCGGCCGGTTCCGATCCGATTTCGTAAGAGCGTCCCCACTTCGTGGCTGGAGATCGGGCTACGTGAGGGGATGAATCGGCAAGTGCGTCGTATGACGGCATCCGTGGGGCACCCCACACTACGCCTGATACGAATCGCAATCGGACCGGTCCGACTCGGCAATCTCCCGCCAGGGCAGTGGCGGGCACTCACAGATCAAGAGCTGTTTCAACTGGGAGGTCAGACTCGCTCACATCTGGGCTAA
- the guaB gene encoding inosine-5'-monophosphate dehydrogenase, whose translation MLDDDTRLGLTFDDVVLIPAKSQVLPNEVDTKTSVTRTVTLNIPVLSAAMDTVTESRLAIAMAREGGMGIIHRVLPPADQAAEVDRVKKSESGMILDPVTISPDQTIRDAHQLMAKYRISGIPVTKNKKLVGILTNRDLRFENRMDLKVAQVMKRDKLVTAPEGTNLEKAREILHEHRIEKLPVVNKQGELKGLITIKDIEKRIKYPAACKDEHGRLRVGAALGVGPETEHRVDLLVKAGVDVVVVDTAHGHSQAVIDTVKMVKRKHASLPVIAGNIATAAGAKDLLKAGADALKVGVGPGSICTTRIVSGAGMPQLTAIADCAKVVAGSGVSIIADGGIKFSGDVTKALAAGASVVMVGSLLAGTEESPGETVLYQARTYKVYRGMGSIGAMERGGKDRYGQVGRPESKLVPEGIEGRVPYKGPVANVIYQLVGGLRSGMGYCGCRTIHELQQKATFIRQTVAGLRESHVHDVIITKEAPNYRMDWE comes from the coding sequence ATGTTGGATGACGACACCAGGCTGGGGCTGACGTTCGACGATGTAGTCCTGATTCCGGCGAAGTCACAGGTGTTGCCGAACGAGGTCGACACAAAGACGTCGGTCACGCGGACCGTGACCTTGAACATCCCGGTCCTAAGCGCAGCCATGGACACCGTGACCGAGTCGAGATTGGCGATTGCGATGGCGCGTGAAGGCGGCATGGGCATCATCCATCGGGTGCTGCCACCTGCCGATCAGGCTGCGGAAGTCGACCGTGTCAAGAAATCGGAAAGTGGCATGATTCTCGATCCGGTCACGATTTCGCCGGACCAAACGATTCGCGATGCGCACCAACTGATGGCCAAATATCGGATCTCGGGCATTCCCGTGACCAAGAATAAGAAGTTGGTGGGGATTCTCACGAACCGCGATCTTCGGTTCGAGAACCGGATGGATCTGAAGGTGGCGCAGGTCATGAAACGTGACAAGCTGGTCACGGCTCCGGAGGGGACGAATCTGGAGAAAGCACGCGAGATTCTTCACGAACATCGTATCGAAAAACTCCCGGTCGTCAACAAGCAGGGCGAGCTCAAGGGACTGATTACGATCAAGGACATCGAGAAGCGGATCAAGTATCCTGCTGCCTGTAAGGACGAACACGGGCGCCTTCGCGTCGGCGCGGCGCTTGGGGTCGGACCCGAGACGGAGCATCGCGTCGACCTGTTGGTGAAGGCCGGCGTCGACGTCGTGGTCGTTGATACCGCGCACGGGCACTCTCAGGCGGTGATCGATACCGTGAAAATGGTCAAGCGGAAGCATGCCTCGTTGCCCGTGATTGCAGGCAATATCGCTACCGCTGCAGGCGCGAAGGACCTTTTGAAGGCCGGTGCGGACGCGCTCAAGGTGGGCGTGGGTCCGGGCTCCATCTGCACGACCCGGATCGTGTCGGGTGCCGGCATGCCGCAGCTGACGGCCATCGCGGATTGCGCCAAGGTCGTGGCGGGCTCCGGCGTCTCCATCATCGCGGACGGCGGCATCAAATTTTCAGGTGACGTGACGAAGGCGCTGGCCGCCGGGGCCTCGGTCGTCATGGTGGGCAGTTTGCTGGCGGGGACCGAAGAATCGCCTGGCGAAACTGTGCTCTATCAGGCACGCACATACAAAGTCTATCGTGGGATGGGATCAATCGGCGCCATGGAGCGCGGGGGGAAGGATCGATACGGGCAGGTGGGACGACCCGAGTCCAAACTGGTTCCGGAAGGGATCGAAGGGCGTGTTCCTTACAAGGGGCCGGTGGCGAACGTGATTTATCAGCTCGTCGGGGGACTTCGCTCCGGCATGGGCTATTGCGGGTGCCGGACAATTCACGAACTTCAGCAGAAGGCCACCTTCATTCGCCAAACCGTCGCCGGCCTGCGGGAGAGCCACGTCCATGACGTCATCATTACGAAGGAAGCACCCAATTACCGGATGGACTGGGAGTGA
- a CDS encoding membrane protein yields the protein MRWRGERHSENIEDRRSMGPARPAVGIGLGGIVLVLAVSVLTGTNPLQILNMLGGPADRPIAYEIEPSGPGQPPRDELGQFASVVLADTEDTWRALFSKAGRSYEDPRLVLFTGVVHSACGTTSSAVGPFYCPGDHRVYLDLSFFQELSQRLGAPGDFAQAYVIAHEIGHHVQNLLGTAEKVTRLQGLASRSDANALSVRMELQADCYAGVWGYHARHGRDLIEPGDFEEGLRAASAIGDDRLQQAGQGYVQPESWTHGSSEQRRTWLRRGLESGNPSSCDTFADEGV from the coding sequence ATGCGATGGAGGGGAGAACGTCACAGCGAGAACATCGAAGACCGCCGCAGCATGGGGCCTGCCCGGCCGGCGGTCGGCATCGGTCTCGGCGGAATCGTCCTCGTGCTCGCCGTGAGCGTTCTGACGGGAACCAATCCCCTTCAGATCCTGAACATGCTCGGCGGCCCGGCGGACCGGCCCATTGCATATGAAATTGAGCCCTCTGGGCCTGGGCAACCCCCGCGGGATGAACTGGGCCAGTTCGCCTCCGTCGTGCTCGCCGATACCGAGGACACCTGGCGAGCGCTCTTCTCGAAAGCCGGCCGATCGTATGAAGACCCCCGCCTGGTATTATTCACCGGTGTCGTGCATTCCGCCTGCGGTACGACCTCGTCCGCAGTTGGCCCCTTCTACTGCCCGGGCGACCACAGGGTTTATCTGGACCTTTCGTTCTTCCAGGAATTGTCCCAGCGATTGGGCGCCCCTGGGGATTTCGCTCAAGCTTATGTCATCGCCCACGAGATCGGCCACCATGTGCAGAACCTGCTTGGAACCGCCGAGAAGGTTACGAGGCTCCAAGGTCTGGCCTCAAGATCCGATGCGAACGCGCTATCCGTCCGTATGGAACTGCAGGCCGATTGTTACGCCGGCGTGTGGGGCTACCATGCCCGGCACGGCAGGGATCTCATCGAACCCGGAGATTTCGAGGAGGGACTACGCGCCGCATCCGCGATCGGTGACGATCGCCTCCAGCAAGCTGGGCAAGGCTATGTGCAGCCGGAAAGCTGGACGCATGGTTCGTCGGAACAGCGGAGAACCTGGCTCCGGCGCGGACTCGAATCCGGCAATCCTTCCTCCTGCGACACATTCGCCGATGAAGGCGTCTAG
- the scpA gene encoding segregation and condensation protein A, which produces MEQVELPYQVRLESFEGPLDLLLHLIRENRVNIYDIPIALITQQYIEYLETMRSLNLYVAGEFLVMAATLLHIKSRQLLPVEDREPDEDDGPDPQAELVRRLLEYKQFKEAARELDERGRTWRNVFAREPEPYPVQAPEEWAAEDLSLFDLVDALQTIMKRVPTSPLMEIIPDHLTVRNQMNGILETLERRESVTFEELFEGRFHRLTVIVTFLALLELIRLRTIRVYQAELFGSILVSRAFTTVIEGELPVEES; this is translated from the coding sequence GTGGAACAAGTCGAATTGCCATACCAGGTTCGTCTCGAATCGTTCGAGGGGCCTCTCGATTTGCTCCTGCATCTTATCCGGGAAAATCGGGTTAATATCTACGATATTCCCATTGCGCTGATCACCCAGCAGTACATCGAATACCTGGAAACAATGCGCTCCTTGAATCTGTACGTGGCCGGAGAGTTTCTCGTGATGGCCGCCACGTTGTTGCATATCAAATCGCGCCAACTCTTACCCGTCGAAGACCGCGAGCCGGATGAGGACGATGGGCCGGATCCTCAGGCGGAACTGGTCCGTCGGCTGCTGGAGTATAAACAGTTCAAAGAGGCTGCCCGGGAGTTGGACGAGCGGGGGCGAACGTGGCGCAATGTCTTCGCGCGGGAGCCCGAACCGTACCCGGTCCAGGCGCCTGAGGAGTGGGCGGCGGAGGATCTGTCGCTGTTCGATTTAGTCGATGCGCTCCAGACCATCATGAAGCGCGTGCCCACCAGCCCCTTGATGGAGATTATTCCCGATCACCTGACCGTCCGCAATCAGATGAACGGGATCCTGGAGACGCTTGAGCGGCGTGAATCCGTCACCTTTGAGGAACTGTTCGAGGGGCGGTTCCACCGGCTCACGGTGATCGTGACCTTTCTAGCGTTGTTGGAACTGATCCGGCTTCGCACGATACGTGTGTACCAGGCGGAATTGTTCGGGTCGATTCTGGTTTCCCGTGCGTTTACGACTGTGATCGAAGGCGAACTGCCAGTTGAGGAGTCTTAA
- a CDS encoding ABC transporter ATP-binding protein: protein MDTPEPTPILELKDVTVYREDTLVFDGLSLSLPCGVHTAILGPNGSGKSTFLKLLSGEVHPVSDERSIVRLMGMQRWNVWDLRAKLGLVSHDLHRDFDGSATGTEVLLSGFHSSIGVYPHQTFNQAQQDRVREVAGLIGILDLLDRPYARLSTGEQRRCLLGRALVHRPNALVLDEPTAGLDPSATFVYLDTVRRLMTRGTTVILMTHHLHEILPEVTRIVLLKRGRVVGDGPREEVLTREQISRLFGTSIELVPVREYVYAVPAG, encoded by the coding sequence ATGGATACGCCCGAGCCCACTCCGATCCTAGAGTTGAAAGATGTGACGGTCTACCGTGAAGACACGCTCGTCTTCGACGGTCTGTCACTGTCGCTGCCGTGTGGAGTGCACACGGCCATCCTCGGCCCCAATGGATCAGGCAAGTCGACCTTCCTCAAACTGCTGAGCGGCGAAGTCCATCCAGTTTCAGACGAGCGATCGATAGTCAGGTTAATGGGGATGCAGCGGTGGAACGTGTGGGACCTTCGCGCGAAGCTCGGCTTGGTCTCTCACGATCTGCATCGGGACTTTGACGGAAGTGCGACCGGGACGGAAGTGCTGCTGTCGGGCTTCCATTCCAGCATCGGGGTCTACCCGCATCAGACCTTCAATCAGGCGCAGCAGGACCGTGTACGGGAGGTTGCTGGACTGATAGGAATTCTGGACCTACTCGACAGGCCGTATGCGCGTCTGTCCACGGGCGAGCAGCGTCGTTGTCTGCTCGGCCGTGCGCTGGTGCATCGCCCGAACGCATTGGTGCTGGATGAACCCACTGCCGGCCTCGATCCTTCGGCGACGTTTGTATACCTCGACACGGTGCGGCGGCTGATGACTCGCGGCACGACCGTGATCCTCATGACGCATCATCTGCATGAAATATTGCCGGAAGTCACCCGGATCGTTCTGCTGAAGCGGGGCCGGGTCGTGGGCGATGGTCCGCGGGAGGAGGTCCTCACCCGAGAACAGATATCTCGGCTATTTGGGACCTCCATCGAGTTGGTGCCTGTGCGAGAGTATGTGTACGCAGTTCCAGCGGGTTAG
- the rluB gene encoding pseudouridine synthase: MGVRCHTSIVTREDTEYDGISRLTNDNWHMTGMLQRLQKVIADSGLASRRQAEVLIAQGRVTVNGAVVVELGTKIDPARDHVKVDGRHIKRVPPQTYVMLNKPKGFVSTMSDPEGRATIADLLHGVKVRVFPVGRLDFDTEGLILLTNHGELAQALLHPRHHVPKTYLIKVKGVLSEDEIAQLERGVKLDDGMTSPAVVKKVRKAETNSWIELTIHEGRKHQVKRMCEAVGHPVLRLMRVRMGPLTLNHLPLGQYRYLTDREANALRELLHQTKREIGPGAEATRGSKGRWRKVTSVRKAVTR; the protein is encoded by the coding sequence ATGGGAGTGAGATGTCACACGTCAATCGTCACACGTGAAGACACTGAGTATGACGGAATTTCCCGACTGACGAATGACAACTGGCACATGACGGGTATGTTACAGCGGCTCCAGAAAGTGATCGCCGATTCGGGATTGGCGTCGCGTCGGCAGGCGGAAGTGCTGATCGCACAAGGCCGGGTGACGGTGAACGGCGCGGTCGTCGTCGAACTTGGCACTAAAATCGATCCGGCCAGGGATCACGTCAAGGTCGACGGGCGTCATATCAAGCGAGTGCCGCCGCAAACGTACGTCATGTTAAATAAACCAAAAGGCTTCGTCTCCACGATGAGCGATCCGGAAGGACGGGCGACGATCGCCGATCTGTTGCATGGCGTGAAGGTTCGGGTGTTTCCGGTGGGCCGGCTCGATTTCGATACCGAGGGACTGATACTCCTGACCAACCATGGAGAACTCGCGCAGGCGTTGCTTCATCCACGGCACCATGTACCCAAAACGTACCTCATCAAGGTGAAGGGCGTGCTCTCCGAAGACGAAATCGCGCAGCTCGAACGCGGAGTCAAGCTCGACGACGGCATGACGAGTCCGGCGGTCGTCAAGAAGGTGAGAAAAGCGGAGACCAACTCTTGGATCGAGCTGACGATCCATGAGGGACGAAAACACCAGGTGAAGCGCATGTGCGAGGCGGTGGGACACCCAGTGTTGCGATTGATGCGCGTCCGCATGGGGCCGTTGACATTGAATCATCTCCCGCTTGGACAGTATCGGTACTTGACCGATCGCGAGGCGAATGCCTTGCGTGAGCTGTTGCACCAGACGAAGCGCGAGATTGGTCCCGGCGCGGAGGCTACGCGCGGATCCAAAGGACGCTGGCGAAAGGTCACGTCGGTTCGAAAGGCTGTCACACGATGA
- a CDS encoding DNA repair ATPase — protein sequence MRIDLSLIRFLPIVFVGLTLIGCDTLYLGAMEKMGYAKRDILSSRVKAARDAQEEAKQEIQSALEQFGKVVNFSGGDLEATYKKLSGELESSEDRAEAVRKRIADVESVGDALFSEWKSELDQYSSKDLRRKSEQKYNQTRARYSEMLGAMKKSEQRIDPVLRPLRDQVLYLKHNLNARALSSLKGELVKVDAQVNQLVKDMNRSIAEADKFIQGLDNDLS from the coding sequence ATGCGAATTGATCTATCCCTGATCCGGTTTCTTCCGATCGTCTTTGTCGGCCTGACATTGATTGGTTGTGACACCCTGTACCTGGGCGCGATGGAAAAGATGGGCTATGCGAAGCGCGACATTCTGAGCAGCAGGGTCAAAGCCGCGCGCGATGCCCAGGAGGAGGCCAAGCAGGAGATTCAAAGCGCCCTCGAGCAGTTCGGCAAGGTCGTCAATTTTTCAGGTGGAGATCTGGAGGCGACCTACAAGAAATTGAGCGGCGAGCTGGAATCGAGCGAGGATCGGGCCGAGGCCGTCCGCAAACGTATTGCCGACGTCGAATCAGTTGGAGATGCGCTCTTTTCCGAGTGGAAATCGGAATTGGACCAATACTCCAGCAAAGACCTTCGCCGAAAGAGCGAACAAAAGTACAATCAGACAAGGGCGCGTTACAGCGAGATGCTGGGCGCCATGAAAAAATCGGAACAACGGATCGATCCGGTCCTACGTCCCTTGCGTGACCAAGTTTTGTATCTCAAACATAATCTCAATGCCCGTGCGCTGTCGTCGCTCAAGGGCGAACTCGTCAAGGTCGATGCCCAAGTCAACCAGCTCGTCAAGGACATGAACCGGTCCATCGCCGAAGCCGACAAGTTTATCCAAGGCTTGGACAACGACCTGAGCTAA